In one window of Bifidobacterium sp. WK041_4_12 DNA:
- a CDS encoding MFS transporter, translating to MEQRNNRKGLGSSWIAAWCFTIIMASVTVTTPLWQYYEKRYGFGSTGVSVAFGAMAVGVFMALPLLGGLSDSWGRFRVMSVAIVIDLMATAILLIPGIAPLLLARVLQGCAVALTVSSAPPAISEGLSYDGRSRPELTASISTVANLGGLGFGSLLSAIVVAAVGNPFIAPFLAFAILLCASLIPCARIAASEGNRRSFHVRLPKVPDGGLRSYLGAGLCGLVSFAAFSVYASLGPGILADTFAMRSTFAGPILYCSVMACSAVGQLVLMRLQTARRRMTGMGLFVVGFALLFLALCEHMLIVFIIASLLLGLGSGLILAEASRVVTAHSHRETAAASQAGFFMMGYVGMIIPIIVLASLIGAVGTTTAFAITGTVLSLLAAAGMAATS from the coding sequence GTGGAACAACGAAACAATAGAAAAGGACTCGGAAGTTCCTGGATAGCGGCATGGTGTTTCACCATCATCATGGCATCGGTGACGGTGACCACGCCATTGTGGCAATACTACGAAAAACGATATGGCTTTGGGTCCACAGGAGTCAGCGTGGCATTCGGCGCCATGGCAGTCGGAGTGTTCATGGCGCTGCCACTGCTTGGCGGACTTTCCGATTCATGGGGAAGATTCCGCGTGATGAGCGTTGCCATCGTCATCGACCTCATGGCAACGGCAATACTCCTCATCCCGGGAATTGCACCACTACTGCTGGCTCGAGTTTTGCAAGGCTGTGCCGTAGCGCTCACGGTGTCATCGGCACCACCGGCAATCAGCGAAGGCTTGTCATATGACGGACGATCTCGTCCAGAGTTGACCGCTTCGATCTCGACCGTGGCCAACCTTGGCGGCCTCGGCTTCGGAAGCCTTCTGTCGGCCATCGTGGTCGCCGCTGTCGGCAACCCTTTCATCGCCCCATTCCTTGCATTCGCAATACTGCTTTGCGCATCGCTGATACCTTGCGCACGCATTGCCGCGAGCGAAGGAAACCGGCGCAGTTTCCATGTGAGATTGCCAAAGGTTCCTGACGGAGGTCTGCGATCATACCTCGGTGCCGGACTCTGCGGATTGGTCTCCTTCGCCGCTTTTTCGGTATACGCATCGCTGGGTCCCGGAATTCTCGCGGACACATTCGCCATGCGCTCGACATTTGCAGGTCCCATACTCTACTGCTCGGTTATGGCATGCAGCGCCGTAGGGCAGCTCGTTCTCATGCGCTTGCAGACAGCACGAAGGCGCATGACAGGAATGGGACTTTTCGTTGTTGGGTTTGCGCTGCTCTTCCTCGCGCTCTGTGAACACATGCTTATCGTTTTCATCATCGCCAGTCTGCTGCTCGGCCTAGGCTCGGGGCTTATCCTGGCTGAAGCCTCTCGCGTGGTAACCGCGCACTCTCACCGTGAAACCGCTGCCGCATCGCAGGCCGGTTTCTTTATGATGGGGTATGTTGGGATGATCATCCCAATCATCGTCCTCGCCTCACTGATAGGCGCGGTCGGAACCACCACCGCGTTTGCAATCACTGGCACTGTACTCTCTCTGCTCGCCGCCGCAGGCATGGCCGCAACCTCATGA
- a CDS encoding class I SAM-dependent methyltransferase: MVHTDMSDADDVHQNLENWNDRASVHMHGGYGDIDSFINNTEEITSVVRRDYAVLAPFLGSQGIENRRLLHLQCHIGLDTVSWYRLGARGVCGLDFSDVALAYARSIAQRAQVPVRFVQGDARHSDQALTPVEHRFDVVVTSVGTITWLPDLTEWAQSIANLLVPGGVFMIRDDHPLLFALDNSGLNVVQDYFSGTESSYDSNSSYTEGSAGKIEHTRNHNWAHDFHEITESLIHAGLTIENIGEYEVADWQSLPMLTADENDGGWRMPDQYPRIPLTFSIVAKKNQ, encoded by the coding sequence ATGGTGCATACAGATATGTCCGATGCTGATGACGTGCATCAGAATCTTGAGAACTGGAATGATAGAGCCAGCGTTCATATGCATGGCGGATACGGTGACATTGATTCCTTCATTAATAATACTGAGGAAATAACGTCAGTTGTCAGACGAGACTATGCGGTTCTTGCTCCTTTTCTCGGCTCGCAGGGCATAGAAAATCGGCGGCTTCTGCATTTGCAGTGCCATATCGGACTCGATACGGTGAGCTGGTATCGACTTGGAGCCAGAGGCGTGTGCGGACTTGATTTTTCGGATGTCGCATTGGCCTATGCAAGATCTATAGCTCAACGTGCCCAGGTTCCAGTGAGATTTGTGCAGGGTGATGCGCGTCATTCCGATCAGGCATTGACACCGGTTGAGCATCGTTTCGATGTGGTCGTTACCAGTGTCGGAACTATCACCTGGCTGCCCGATTTGACAGAGTGGGCGCAGTCCATAGCGAATCTTCTTGTTCCGGGCGGTGTTTTCATGATCAGAGATGATCATCCACTGTTGTTCGCGCTTGATAATTCGGGGTTGAACGTTGTGCAGGATTATTTCAGTGGGACCGAATCCTCATATGATTCCAACTCCTCGTACACCGAAGGTTCGGCCGGGAAGATTGAGCACACACGGAATCATAACTGGGCGCATGATTTTCACGAGATCACAGAATCACTAATCCACGCCGGACTGACGATTGAAAACATCGGAGAATATGAAGTCGCGGATTGGCAATCCCTTCCAATGTTGACTGCAGACGAGAATGACGGCGGATGGCGTATGCCTGACCAATATCCCCGCATTCCTCTGACCTTTTCCATTGTGGCCAAAAAGAATCAGTAA
- a CDS encoding DUF488 domain-containing protein translates to MNHVIRIGRIYSSDSDIHAYRVLVDRLWPRGMSKLRARLDVWAKDIAPTTELRSWYGHDLERYEGFRSRYIVELDSNPNAAAFREDCVKALQDRDVLLLFAAKDASHSNAAVLVEWLERR, encoded by the coding sequence ATGAATCACGTCATCAGGATCGGACGCATCTACTCGTCGGATTCCGATATCCATGCATATCGTGTCCTCGTCGATCGCCTCTGGCCGCGGGGGATGAGCAAACTTCGGGCTAGGCTTGACGTTTGGGCTAAGGACATTGCTCCTACGACTGAGTTGCGTTCATGGTACGGACATGATCTTGAGAGATACGAGGGTTTTCGGAGCCGATACATCGTTGAGCTCGACTCCAATCCCAATGCTGCCGCGTTTCGCGAGGACTGTGTGAAAGCGTTACAGGATAGGGATGTCCTGCTGCTCTTTGCGGCCAAGGATGCCAGCCACAGTAATGCTGCGGTTCTTGTTGAGTGGTTGGAACGGCGGTAG
- a CDS encoding sugar O-acetyltransferase: protein MRDRSAPRRQYCDKYVVQAYYIKRDCICMHPNHQQQQRAAAKHQMARKAKVNEQRRRKQHTITIGCSVKEDMMNELDKCMAGEIYDAHEQVFLKYKTDARRLLDAYSQLPYEAKAEKTRILHELLGSVGDNVTIGMRFTCDYGRNIHLGSNISVNMNCTFVDCNTITIGSDTLIASNVQLYTATHPAELAERLVDDWHADSGHYRWNTYARPIEIGRGCWLGGGVIVLPGVKIGDGTVIGAGAVVTKDIPANSIAVGNPAHVIRTINQ, encoded by the coding sequence ATGCGTGATAGATCAGCACCTCGCCGCCAGTATTGTGATAAGTATGTGGTACAAGCGTATTACATAAAAAGAGACTGCATTTGTATGCATCCCAACCACCAGCAACAGCAGCGAGCAGCAGCGAAGCATCAGATGGCAAGAAAAGCCAAGGTAAACGAACAGCGTAGAAGGAAACAACATACAATTACCATTGGTTGTTCAGTCAAGGAGGACATGATGAATGAGTTGGACAAGTGTATGGCAGGTGAGATTTACGATGCTCACGAACAGGTTTTTCTGAAATACAAAACAGACGCGCGACGGTTACTTGACGCTTATTCCCAGCTACCGTATGAGGCAAAGGCCGAGAAAACAAGAATACTGCATGAACTGCTCGGTTCAGTGGGCGATAACGTCACCATCGGCATGAGGTTCACCTGTGACTATGGGCGAAATATCCATCTGGGGTCCAATATTTCGGTCAATATGAATTGCACTTTTGTTGATTGCAACACGATCACCATTGGTTCTGACACCTTAATCGCATCCAATGTTCAACTCTATACGGCAACGCATCCAGCGGAGTTGGCTGAACGGCTGGTTGACGACTGGCACGCGGACAGCGGCCATTACCGCTGGAATACGTATGCGCGTCCAATCGAGATTGGTCGTGGCTGCTGGTTGGGTGGAGGCGTGATCGTGCTCCCGGGCGTGAAAATCGGTGACGGAACGGTAATTGGTGCCGGTGCAGTGGTAACGAAAGACATACCAGCAAACAGTATCGCTGTTGGCAACCCTGCACATGTGATTCGTACCATCAATCAGTAG
- a CDS encoding CopG family transcriptional regulator — protein MSMSQHDVELLRKFGMSSEQVEKDAGQVESETVDDRLTDKVYYGLHLAQSEEEMATVSFRLPKSTLDRITRDAERFHISRSEYLRRKLV, from the coding sequence ATGAGCATGAGCCAGCACGACGTGGAGCTGCTGAGAAAATTCGGCATGAGCAGCGAGCAGGTCGAGAAAGACGCCGGTCAGGTCGAGTCCGAGACCGTGGACGACAGGCTGACTGACAAGGTCTACTACGGTCTGCACCTCGCGCAGAGCGAGGAGGAGATGGCCACGGTGAGCTTCCGCCTGCCCAAATCCACCCTTGACAGGATCACGCGGGACGCTGAGAGATTCCACATCAGCCGCAGCGAGTACCTGCGCCGCAAGCTCGTCTGA
- a CDS encoding MerR family transcriptional regulator, translating into MKQSKHSSIPSQSELAAKAKLLDVPATQVIPDKSISEVQTLTNLSIDTLRYYEKIGLIDSIARDASGHRLYSDLDVERIRFVRRLRATGMPVSRITQYVQLRAQGPDTADSRLHMLLDHREKLLRMQQELADSLNLLDSKILYYRHLVGHKDTDRGTTKQ; encoded by the coding sequence ATGAAGCAATCAAAGCATTCCAGTATTCCCAGCCAGAGCGAGCTAGCGGCCAAGGCGAAACTTCTCGACGTACCTGCTACTCAGGTGATTCCCGACAAGTCCATCAGCGAAGTGCAAACGCTCACCAATCTGAGCATCGACACCCTTCGCTACTACGAAAAAATCGGCTTGATAGATTCCATAGCGCGCGATGCCAGCGGGCACAGGCTCTACAGCGACTTGGATGTGGAACGAATCAGATTCGTGCGCCGACTGCGCGCAACCGGCATGCCCGTATCGCGCATCACCCAGTACGTACAGCTGCGCGCCCAAGGGCCAGACACGGCGGACAGTCGTCTGCACATGTTGCTTGACCATCGTGAAAAGCTGCTTCGCATGCAGCAGGAACTGGCTGACAGCCTGAACCTGTTGGACAGCAAGATTCTCTATTATCGCCATCTCGTCGGGCACAAGGACACGGATCGTGGAACAACGAAACAATAG
- a CDS encoding type IV toxin-antitoxin system AbiEi family antitoxin domain-containing protein yields the protein MNKVAKLATLTSGQWGMVTTSQAEMLGVTRLDLSRMERSGIFERLAHGIYKDAGVPTDAFEGVHAAWLSIDPKRTAEARLRDVPDEAIVCLESAAWMLGVGDFVPEPYRFSTPRRRQTQRADLKLRTRRYPSESVRIVNGLPVTIFEQTVADLVEIGTDLSLIQNMLLKEFVHRSGDLDRDKLARRLAPLAKRQGFAPEDGKSMVAQLMGPVDDRISETLRNAAQVLSDRFESLTNFTYDSFSNSNAEAIANALMKIHEFAQLFVERMQSDKENPGISGTFPADTSDDADPKES from the coding sequence ATGAATAAAGTCGCAAAGCTTGCCACACTCACATCAGGCCAGTGGGGTATGGTGACGACCTCGCAAGCCGAGATGCTTGGTGTGACGAGACTCGATCTGTCACGCATGGAACGGTCAGGTATCTTCGAGCGTTTGGCTCACGGTATATACAAGGATGCGGGGGTGCCGACTGACGCTTTCGAGGGCGTGCATGCCGCCTGGCTGTCCATCGATCCGAAACGCACCGCTGAGGCACGTCTGCGTGACGTGCCTGACGAGGCCATCGTCTGTCTTGAAAGCGCAGCATGGATGCTCGGGGTTGGTGATTTCGTTCCCGAACCCTACCGGTTCTCCACGCCGCGGCGACGACAGACACAAAGAGCAGATCTCAAGCTGCGCACACGACGCTATCCCAGCGAGTCCGTGCGAATAGTCAATGGTCTGCCGGTGACGATATTCGAACAGACTGTGGCCGATCTGGTGGAAATAGGAACAGACCTTTCCTTGATTCAGAACATGCTGCTGAAAGAGTTTGTGCACCGATCCGGGGATTTGGACAGGGATAAGCTCGCCAGACGACTGGCACCGCTGGCGAAACGTCAAGGTTTCGCCCCCGAGGACGGGAAGTCGATGGTTGCGCAGCTGATGGGACCGGTGGATGACCGCATCAGTGAAACGCTCCGGAATGCAGCCCAAGTGCTAAGTGACCGCTTCGAGTCCCTTACGAATTTCACGTATGATTCGTTCTCAAACAGTAACGCTGAGGCTATCGCGAATGCCCTGATGAAGATCCATGAATTCGCGCAACTGTTCGTTGAACGCATGCAATCAGACAAGGAGAATCCCGGCATCAGCGGTACTTTCCCCGCCGACACTTCAGACGATGCTGATCCCAAAGAATCGTAA
- a CDS encoding cysteine hydrolase family protein yields MWNVFFEPGYPGLSGVAPARFGMRYAIQKAQTWQSGTRASEFTPPFTPADGEMVIRKTGSSAFTGADLDEYLKSQHISELYFMGFALHVCVESSIRSAHDLGYNASVITDAVAAFTQEQPLYCVNQILPHFAGAVQTADILGSTSTSNSRGDLQSQKAHE; encoded by the coding sequence TTGTGGAATGTTTTTTTTGAACCCGGATACCCAGGGCTCTCAGGAGTTGCTCCTGCGCGATTCGGCATGAGATATGCGATTCAGAAAGCGCAAACTTGGCAATCCGGAACCCGGGCAAGTGAATTTACGCCACCTTTCACACCTGCGGACGGAGAAATGGTTATCAGGAAAACCGGATCCAGCGCATTCACTGGGGCTGATCTGGATGAATACCTTAAGTCCCAACATATCAGTGAGCTGTATTTCATGGGATTCGCCCTTCATGTCTGCGTCGAATCGAGTATCAGATCTGCACATGATCTGGGATACAATGCATCGGTTATCACGGATGCCGTGGCAGCGTTCACTCAGGAACAGCCGCTGTATTGCGTCAACCAGATACTCCCGCATTTCGCCGGTGCAGTTCAGACTGCCGACATCCTCGGGAGCACTTCAACATCCAATTCTCGTGGTGATTTACAGTCCCAGAAAGCGCATGAGTAA
- a CDS encoding helix-turn-helix domain-containing protein, which translates to MGRNRSFDDGEVLAHARQVFLIHGYEGASIGALVRATGLLRGSLYGAFGSKRGMFVAALRDATNSKSRDSGVLNLVLVALMELSGRDHEVRGLVEDYLAKVSRLGLDEGTVDIVDIASLLGKTLLRRAHIRVVADGEGR; encoded by the coding sequence ATGGGTCGTAATAGAAGCTTCGATGATGGTGAGGTCCTTGCTCATGCTCGCCAGGTCTTCCTTATACATGGGTATGAGGGCGCTTCGATTGGTGCACTTGTCAGAGCCACAGGCCTGCTTCGGGGCAGTTTGTACGGAGCGTTCGGCAGCAAGAGGGGCATGTTCGTGGCTGCATTGCGTGATGCGACGAATTCGAAGTCGCGAGATTCGGGTGTGCTCAATCTGGTCTTGGTGGCGCTGATGGAGCTGTCGGGTCGCGATCATGAGGTTCGCGGGCTGGTTGAGGATTATTTGGCGAAGGTGTCTCGCCTCGGATTGGATGAGGGGACTGTCGATATCGTTGACATCGCTTCGCTCCTAGGCAAGACGCTGTTACGGCGTGCGCACATTCGTGTGGTCGCCGATGGTGAAGGAAGGTAA
- a CDS encoding nucleotidyl transferase AbiEii/AbiGii toxin family protein, giving the protein MTDDTYAYSSGIAVEAAIKSAAKAEHARHPKRLVGDLIRQAHYDRFLSRVFSEGEESTWVLKGGSAMLARIPSTRRTLDADLFSNGYDARESLEELKRLADIDLHDHFVFEFVSATPILQADNQPYQDGWRVVFNTRLGVKLLNPIHVDLVAHQGTMPRADVLTPVNRLPIDRLTTYPYRLYPVTCQFADKVCAVVQKINGRESSRIKDLVDLAIIVVTQRFEAGTLEESLRSESVRRQLPYPIEFAIPKSWKPAQFHQTAQTTKVDDMTIEQAHTLIQGLLENLYARDTATPLEWDPALLAWVER; this is encoded by the coding sequence ATGACCGACGACACCTACGCCTACTCGTCTGGTATCGCGGTCGAGGCGGCCATCAAAAGCGCCGCGAAAGCCGAGCATGCACGCCATCCGAAACGGCTGGTAGGCGACCTCATTAGACAGGCTCACTATGACCGGTTCCTCAGCAGGGTCTTCAGCGAGGGGGAGGAGAGCACCTGGGTACTCAAAGGAGGTAGTGCCATGCTCGCCCGCATCCCCTCGACCCGACGCACCCTCGATGCGGACCTGTTCAGCAATGGATACGATGCACGAGAATCTCTCGAAGAACTCAAACGCCTGGCAGATATCGACCTGCACGACCATTTCGTCTTTGAATTCGTTTCCGCGACGCCGATCCTTCAAGCGGACAATCAGCCGTATCAGGATGGGTGGCGGGTGGTTTTCAACACTCGTCTTGGTGTCAAGCTCCTCAATCCGATACACGTGGACCTCGTCGCTCATCAGGGAACCATGCCCAGGGCCGATGTGCTGACACCCGTCAACCGCCTGCCAATCGACAGGCTGACCACTTATCCATACCGCCTGTACCCGGTCACCTGTCAGTTCGCCGATAAGGTGTGTGCCGTGGTGCAGAAGATCAACGGGAGGGAATCCAGCCGTATCAAGGATCTGGTCGACCTCGCGATCATCGTCGTCACACAACGCTTCGAAGCCGGTACACTCGAAGAATCACTGAGAAGCGAAAGCGTCCGACGTCAACTGCCGTACCCTATCGAATTCGCAATACCTAAATCTTGGAAGCCTGCACAATTCCATCAAACCGCACAGACAACCAAAGTGGACGACATGACCATAGAGCAAGCACACACCCTGATACAAGGACTGTTAGAAAACCTGTACGCACGCGACACCGCGACACCACTCGAATGGGATCCAGCATTGTTGGCCTGGGTGGAACGGTGA
- a CDS encoding InlB B-repeat-containing protein, with the protein MNKLVRACVALCVACVVGLTGGAIYNPLAVASEADAQGFSLHSGEGSDAGGTHVAIQAPRNVRFTRIDTGSDHSLALGSDGNTYAWGDNECGQLGDGTTTNRSTPVRVKTPEGVTFTNIDGGLSFSVALGSDGNTYAWGDNQYDQLGDETTTNHLTPIRVHTPAGVTFTSINAGWYHTLALGSDGNTYAWGLNAYGQLGDETTTNRSTPLRVHAPAGIKFTSIKDGLGQSLALGSDGNTYAWGRNQYGQLGDGTTTNRSTPVRVKTPEGVRFTSIDGGLGHSVALGNDGNTYAWGFNYRGQLGDDTTTNQLTPVRVHTPAGVTFTNIHAGMGHTLALGNDGTLYAWGWNGYGQLGDGTTTNRYTPVRVNTPKGVTFTSIDGGYRHSLALGSDGNTYAWGSNEYGPLGDETTTDRYTPVRVSTPATKVVKVLFDGVEGSNLMFDQASGQWQITTPAHTPGTANVKVQWTVSDVAQPDALLSYTYIGVKHHVSFDAQSGSQVDAQDVEQGKTVNKPADPTRKGYRFVQWTSDKAGKNAFDFKTPVTADITLYAQWVSVAAFGSVNPTTNPGISRTPSAPAAGSSAVKPSGDTGRKSGNALASTGSTISAVATAMLLFSGIGAALVWRRCHA; encoded by the coding sequence ATGAATAAATTGGTGCGTGCTTGCGTGGCATTGTGCGTGGCATGCGTTGTTGGGTTAACAGGTGGTGCGATATACAATCCTCTGGCTGTTGCAAGTGAAGCGGATGCTCAGGGTTTTTCCCTGCATTCTGGTGAAGGCAGTGATGCGGGTGGCACTCACGTCGCGATACAAGCTCCTAGGAATGTGAGGTTTACCAGGATTGATACTGGTTCTGATCATTCATTGGCATTGGGCAGCGACGGCAACACCTACGCATGGGGCGACAATGAATGTGGTCAGCTGGGCGACGGAACGACCACGAACCGGTCCACACCGGTACGCGTGAAAACCCCCGAAGGCGTGACATTCACCAACATTGATGGCGGTCTGAGTTTTTCAGTGGCGTTGGGCAGCGACGGCAACACCTACGCATGGGGCGACAATCAATATGATCAGCTGGGCGACGAGACGACCACGAACCACCTCACACCCATACGAGTACACACTCCCGCAGGCGTAACATTCACCAGCATTAATGCCGGTTGGTACCACACCTTGGCGTTGGGCAGCGACGGCAACACCTACGCATGGGGTCTCAATGCATATGGACAGTTGGGCGATGAGACAACAACTAATCGGTCCACACCGCTACGCGTGCACGCTCCCGCCGGAATAAAATTCACCAGCATCAAAGACGGCTTGGGCCAGTCCTTGGCATTGGGCAGCGACGGCAACACCTACGCATGGGGCCGCAATCAATATGGTCAGCTGGGCGACGGAACGACCACTAATAGATCCACACCGGTTCGAGTGAAAACCCCCGAAGGCGTGAGATTCACCAGCATCGATGGCGGTCTGGGCCATTCTGTGGCGTTGGGCAATGACGGGAACACATACGCATGGGGCTTTAATTACCGTGGTCAGCTGGGCGATGACACAACCACGAACCAACTCACACCGGTACGAGTACACACTCCTGCAGGCGTAACATTCACTAACATTCATGCTGGTATGGGTCATACGCTGGCATTGGGCAATGACGGCACCCTGTACGCATGGGGGTGGAATGGATATGGTCAGCTGGGCGACGGCACAACCACCAATCGCTATACACCAGTACGCGTGAATACTCCCAAAGGCGTGACATTCACCAGCATCGATGGCGGATATCGTCATTCGTTAGCGTTGGGTAGTGACGGCAACACCTACGCATGGGGCAGCAATGAATACGGCCCGTTGGGCGATGAAACAACCACCGATCGCTACACACCAGTACGTGTGAGCACTCCCGCGACGAAGGTTGTGAAAGTGTTGTTTGATGGTGTCGAGGGCAGTAATCTCATGTTTGATCAGGCATCAGGTCAGTGGCAGATCACCACACCAGCGCATACGCCTGGCACGGCGAACGTGAAGGTGCAGTGGACAGTAAGTGACGTTGCACAGCCGGACGCCTTGTTGTCATATACGTATATCGGCGTGAAGCATCATGTCTCCTTTGACGCTCAGAGTGGCTCTCAAGTTGATGCTCAGGATGTCGAGCAGGGCAAGACAGTGAACAAGCCAGCTGATCCTACACGTAAGGGTTACAGGTTTGTGCAGTGGACTAGCGATAAGGCCGGTAAGAACGCCTTTGATTTCAAGACACCCGTCACCGCAGATATCACCTTGTATGCGCAGTGGGTAAGCGTTGCTGCTTTCGGATCGGTGAATCCCACGACGAATCCCGGTATTTCAAGAACACCTTCTGCTCCGGCAGCTGGCAGCAGCGCCGTGAAGCCTTCTGGTGACACAGGCAGGAAGAGCGGCAATGCCTTGGCTTCCACCGGGAGCACGATAAGCGCTGTTGCTACTGCAATGCTGCTGTTCAGTGGTATTGGTGCGGCGCTTGTGTGGCGTCGTTGTCATGCATAA